Genomic DNA from Coregonus clupeaformis isolate EN_2021a chromosome 26, ASM2061545v1, whole genome shotgun sequence:
ACACCGACAGCTCAGCCAGAATGATGGCCGCACACGCCGTAGCAGTATGGCTAGGACCGgtaagagaaacacacacacaatcatgagTCCATGCGAAAGCACTCAAGAAGCTCCACTTTTCTGTCATTCTGCTGTCAGATCTAGTTGAGCTGTTGTCCCCCCCACCAGGTAAGCAGCGTCTGCCCCTGTCCAGCAGTATGCACAGTGGGGTGAGTAAGCTAGCCTGGCATCCTCCTGTAGAACCCCCCAACAATCTGGTCCGCATGAGGAACCAGTCCCTGGGCCAGTCTGCACCATCACTCACTGCAGGACTGGTGAGTACACTACAAatacagacagatagacatgacAATGACTGAATTCCTCATCCTTATTCATTCATATAAACACCATCCCGTTGTTCCTCATTTATGTACTGTCCCAATGAATCCAATATTCCCCAATTAGCAATAGCCAACTTTTAGGCTATATTACTCTTTTATTGCCCATCCATTTTATTGCTCCATCTATCTACCCAGCCAGTACACAGTGCTGTGCACTATTTCCCTTTACATAGAGAGCtgcagcaggcaggcagagagagactgataagtCAGGTTGTCTCTATATTCACTAGTCAGGACAGCTGGCtgctctgccctgccctgccctcacTGACATCCATACAGCCACTCAGTACGCACACGATCTGTCTGCCCACCCATAAA
This window encodes:
- the LOC121539855 gene encoding microtubule-associated serine/threonine-protein kinase 2-like; this translates as MKRTENKNKRKLIPDQQGQSGTAEKDEFAAPPPLLFRKMSNPDLSPAANNTKLHRQLSQNDGRTRRSSMARTGKQRLPLSSSMHSGVSKLAWHPPVEPPNNLVRMRNQSLGQSAPSLTAGLNIKATALVTMYSLVS